In a single window of the Streptomyces sp. HUAS ZL42 genome:
- a CDS encoding cytochrome P450, with product MLDKSGRDIHAEAATLRALGPAAQVELPGGVVVWSVTSHRVIKELLSNPKVTKSARNHWPTFYNGELAPDWEMISWVAMDNVSTSYGKDHVRLRKLIGKAFTPRRTEAIRPLVVGLTTMLLDALEAAPAGEVVDLKERFCYPLPGMLVAELIGMGEEQRAATAKVIDMMIDTTVTPEVAQGILQGWRGAMADLIAEKRANPGEDITSDLIAARDEDGSRLTEQELADTIFAILGAGSETTINFFDNAITELLTHPEQLAKVLSGEHSWDDVIDEILRMQSPLASLPLRYAAEDIELDGVTIPKGDPILINYAAVGRDPDLHPDNPGCFDIARGNKDHLSFGYGPHYCLGAGIARLAATIGLSALFERFPDLSLAVARDELVPMPTFIMNGHRSLPVRLHAMASSTVV from the coding sequence GTGTTGGATAAGTCGGGTCGGGATATCCACGCCGAAGCAGCGACGCTGCGGGCGCTCGGACCGGCCGCCCAGGTCGAACTGCCCGGCGGCGTCGTGGTCTGGTCGGTGACCTCCCACCGCGTCATCAAGGAGCTGCTGTCCAACCCGAAGGTCACCAAGAGCGCACGCAACCACTGGCCGACCTTCTACAACGGCGAGCTGGCGCCGGACTGGGAAATGATCAGCTGGGTGGCCATGGACAACGTGTCCACCTCCTACGGCAAGGACCACGTGCGACTGCGCAAGCTCATCGGCAAGGCGTTCACCCCGCGCCGCACCGAAGCCATCCGCCCGCTGGTCGTCGGCCTGACCACGATGCTGCTCGACGCGCTCGAGGCGGCCCCCGCCGGAGAGGTCGTCGACCTCAAGGAACGGTTCTGCTACCCGCTGCCGGGCATGCTGGTCGCCGAGCTGATCGGCATGGGCGAGGAGCAGCGCGCCGCCACCGCAAAGGTCATCGACATGATGATCGACACCACGGTGACCCCGGAGGTCGCGCAGGGCATCCTGCAGGGCTGGCGCGGCGCGATGGCGGACCTGATCGCCGAGAAGCGCGCCAATCCGGGCGAAGACATCACGAGCGACCTCATCGCCGCCCGCGACGAGGACGGCTCACGGCTGACCGAGCAGGAGCTGGCCGACACCATCTTCGCCATCCTCGGCGCCGGCTCGGAGACCACGATCAACTTCTTCGACAACGCCATCACCGAGCTGCTGACCCACCCCGAGCAGCTCGCGAAGGTCCTGTCGGGCGAGCACAGCTGGGACGACGTCATCGACGAGATTTTGCGCATGCAGTCCCCGCTGGCGAGCCTGCCGCTGCGCTACGCGGCCGAGGACATCGAGCTGGACGGCGTGACCATCCCCAAGGGCGACCCCATCCTGATCAACTACGCCGCGGTGGGCCGCGACCCCGACCTGCACCCGGACAACCCGGGGTGCTTCGACATCGCCCGTGGCAACAAGGACCACCTGTCCTTCGGCTACGGCCCGCACTACTGCCTGGGTGCCGGCATAGCCCGTCTGGCCGCCACGATCGGCCTGTCGGCCCTGTTCGAGCGCTTCCCGGACCTCTCCCTGGCCGTGGCGCGCGACGAGCTGGTGCCTATGCCGACGTTCATCATGAACGGCCATCGCTCCCTGCCCGTCCGGCTGCATGCGATGGCGAGCAGCACGGTGGTCTGA
- a CDS encoding DUF899 domain-containing protein has protein sequence MALPKVVSRDEWFAARLPLLAKEKEHSRVRDALHAERQSLPMFLVDKDYGFDTPDGKRSLLELFDSRRQLIIYHFMLPSDTGGSFCVGCSFWVDNMPHHLEHLHARDTSLAVDCPVPLADFVAHKERMGWTVPVVSSFGSSFYDDFNFELVPGATKIPGISVFLRGDDDEVYCTYSTAFRGTDLVNNTYNYLDLTFLGRQEADLPFKWAWLRYHDQYEN, from the coding sequence ATGGCTTTGCCCAAAGTTGTGTCACGAGATGAATGGTTCGCGGCGCGTCTGCCCCTCCTCGCCAAGGAGAAGGAGCACAGCCGTGTACGGGATGCACTGCATGCTGAGCGGCAGAGCCTGCCGATGTTCCTCGTCGACAAGGATTACGGCTTCGACACACCCGACGGCAAGCGGAGCCTGCTCGAGCTGTTCGACAGCCGGCGACAGCTGATCATCTACCACTTCATGCTGCCGTCCGACACCGGCGGCAGCTTCTGCGTCGGCTGCTCGTTCTGGGTCGACAACATGCCCCACCACCTCGAGCACCTGCACGCCCGCGACACCTCGCTGGCGGTGGACTGCCCGGTGCCCCTGGCCGACTTCGTCGCGCACAAGGAGCGAATGGGCTGGACGGTCCCCGTGGTCTCCTCGTTCGGCAGCAGCTTCTATGACGACTTCAACTTCGAGCTCGTCCCGGGAGCGACGAAGATACCGGGAATCAGCGTCTTCCTGCGCGGCGACGATGACGAGGTCTACTGCACCTATTCGACTGCCTTCCGCGGCACCGATCTCGTCAACAACACCTACAACTATCTCGACCTGACATTCCTCGGGCGGCAGGAAGCCGATCTGCCCTTCAAGTGGGCCTGGTTGCGGTATCACGACCAGTACGAGAACTGA
- a CDS encoding flavin-containing monooxygenase, with translation MASAAEELDAVVVGAGFSGLYMLHKLREKGLSVRVFEAGADIGGTWYWNKYPGARCDVESMDYSYSFDPELEQEWEWTEKYPSQPEILSYLKHVADRHDLRKDVVLRTRVTQAGFDESTSRWTVRTDQGHEVSARYCIMATGCLSVPKFPEVPGLDRFSGPWYHTGLWPDSAVDFSGQRVGVIGTGSSGIQVIPFVADQAADLTVFQRTPNYVLSSFNGPIDQDRVAAVKANYRQAREAARQSIFGIAVDMPTKSALEVSDEERRKVYQKGWERGHLNAIIQAYTDLIFNEESNETAAEFIREQVRAKVTDPATAAKLEPRGYPYGTKRPCLDTRYYETFNRENVHLVDLREEALVEITETGVRTTAGEYAFDTLVIATGFDAMTGALLGIDITGKGGVSVRKKWRDGPDTYLGLALSGFPNLFMITGPGSPSVLSNMIVSIEQHVEWISDLIDHMAANGHSVIEADATAEKEWTDHVRAVGDMTLFPKADSYYVGANVPGKARVLMPYVGGVAGYRQKCDEVASAGYAGFELR, from the coding sequence ATGGCCAGCGCGGCAGAGGAACTCGATGCGGTTGTGGTGGGGGCCGGCTTCTCCGGTCTCTACATGCTTCACAAGCTCCGGGAAAAGGGGCTGTCGGTCAGGGTTTTCGAAGCGGGCGCCGACATCGGCGGCACGTGGTACTGGAACAAGTACCCCGGCGCCCGGTGCGACGTGGAGAGCATGGACTATTCGTACTCGTTCGATCCCGAGCTGGAGCAGGAATGGGAATGGACGGAGAAGTACCCGAGCCAGCCCGAGATCCTGTCCTATCTCAAGCACGTCGCCGACCGGCACGACTTGCGGAAAGACGTGGTCTTGCGGACCCGGGTGACGCAGGCGGGCTTCGACGAGAGCACGTCCCGGTGGACCGTCCGGACCGATCAGGGCCACGAGGTGTCCGCGCGGTACTGCATCATGGCGACCGGCTGCCTGTCGGTGCCCAAGTTCCCGGAGGTGCCCGGCCTGGACAGGTTCTCGGGCCCCTGGTATCACACCGGCCTGTGGCCGGACAGCGCCGTCGACTTCAGCGGGCAGCGCGTCGGCGTGATCGGCACCGGCTCGTCGGGCATCCAGGTCATCCCGTTCGTCGCCGACCAAGCCGCCGATCTGACGGTGTTCCAGCGCACGCCGAACTACGTCCTGTCCTCGTTCAACGGGCCCATCGACCAGGACCGGGTCGCCGCCGTCAAGGCGAACTACCGGCAGGCACGCGAGGCGGCGCGGCAGTCCATCTTCGGCATCGCGGTGGACATGCCGACGAAGTCGGCGCTCGAGGTGAGCGACGAGGAGCGCCGGAAGGTCTACCAGAAGGGCTGGGAGCGCGGACACCTGAACGCGATCATCCAGGCCTACACCGACCTGATCTTCAACGAGGAGTCCAACGAGACCGCCGCGGAGTTCATCCGGGAGCAGGTCCGCGCCAAGGTCACCGACCCGGCGACGGCGGCGAAGCTCGAGCCGCGCGGCTACCCGTACGGCACGAAGCGCCCCTGCCTCGACACCAGGTACTACGAGACGTTCAACCGCGAGAACGTCCACCTCGTCGATCTGCGGGAAGAAGCGCTCGTCGAGATCACGGAGACGGGCGTCCGAACCACCGCGGGCGAGTACGCGTTCGACACGCTGGTGATCGCCACGGGCTTCGACGCCATGACGGGCGCGCTCCTGGGCATCGACATCACCGGCAAGGGCGGCGTGTCGGTGCGCAAGAAGTGGCGTGACGGCCCGGACACCTACCTCGGTCTGGCGCTCTCTGGTTTCCCGAACCTGTTCATGATCACCGGTCCCGGCAGCCCGTCCGTGCTCAGCAACATGATCGTCTCGATCGAGCAGCACGTCGAGTGGATCAGTGACCTGATCGACCACATGGCCGCCAACGGCCACTCGGTCATCGAGGCGGACGCCACCGCGGAGAAGGAGTGGACGGACCACGTCCGCGCCGTCGGCGACATGACGCTGTTCCCCAAGGCGGATTCGTACTACGTCGGTGCCAACGTCCCCGGCAAGGCCCGCGTCCTCATGCCGTACGTCGGCGGCGTCGCGGGCTACCGGCAAAAGTGCGACGAGGTCGCGAGCGCCGGCTACGCCGGGTTCGAGCTGCGGTGA
- a CDS encoding alpha/beta fold hydrolase codes for MQGPHEYFELGPYTLDSGDTLPAARLAYRTLGRLNAAKDNAVLVPHMYSGTSASMQMLIGEGRALDPSRYFLILPDQFGSGLSSSPSNTPAPFGRGHFPAVTIADDVRAQHRLVTEQFGITALHTVLGWSMGGQQTYEWAVRHPEMVLRAAVFAATAKTPVQNQLQLDVQCELLRSDPAFADGFYTDSDDVHLGLGRHAMAWAATSTSYRFFRDEVWRRIGFAAAEEFTLGFTRGHFQPMDPNNLLRQAAKWRAADVSLCTGGDMKVALGRITAEFFVFAFGDDLLFPVEDHERDAAMIRNARLRVIEGPLGHFTMFGLIPEDAAAIDDALAEVLKS; via the coding sequence GTGCAAGGTCCGCATGAGTACTTCGAACTCGGTCCGTACACGCTGGACAGCGGGGACACGCTGCCCGCCGCGCGGTTGGCGTACCGGACGCTGGGCCGCCTGAACGCGGCCAAGGACAACGCGGTGCTCGTGCCGCACATGTACTCGGGCACGTCCGCCTCGATGCAGATGCTCATCGGTGAGGGCCGCGCGCTCGACCCTTCTCGGTACTTTCTCATCCTGCCCGACCAGTTCGGCAGTGGCTTGTCGTCGTCGCCGAGCAACACGCCGGCGCCGTTCGGCCGCGGCCACTTCCCCGCGGTGACCATCGCCGACGACGTACGGGCCCAGCACCGGTTGGTGACCGAGCAGTTCGGGATCACGGCCCTGCACACGGTGCTCGGCTGGTCGATGGGCGGTCAACAGACCTACGAATGGGCGGTGCGCCACCCGGAGATGGTGCTGCGGGCGGCCGTGTTCGCGGCCACCGCGAAGACCCCGGTCCAGAACCAGCTGCAGCTCGATGTGCAGTGTGAACTCCTCCGCTCGGATCCCGCGTTCGCAGACGGCTTCTACACCGACTCCGACGATGTGCATCTCGGTCTGGGCAGGCACGCCATGGCCTGGGCCGCGACCAGCACCAGCTACCGGTTCTTCCGCGACGAGGTGTGGCGCCGGATCGGATTCGCCGCCGCCGAGGAGTTCACCCTGGGATTCACCCGCGGCCACTTCCAGCCGATGGATCCGAACAACCTGCTCCGCCAGGCGGCGAAGTGGCGCGCCGCGGACGTCAGCCTCTGCACCGGCGGAGACATGAAGGTGGCGCTCGGCCGGATCACCGCCGAGTTCTTCGTCTTCGCGTTCGGCGACGACCTCCTGTTCCCGGTCGAGGATCACGAGCGAGACGCGGCCATGATCCGCAACGCTCGGCTGCGGGTGATCGAAGGCCCGCTGGGGCACTTCACCATGTTCGGCCTGATCCCCGAGGACGCGGCCGCCATCGACGACGCACTGGCCGAGGTGCTGAAGTCCTGA
- a CDS encoding ricin-type beta-trefoil lectin domain protein yields MPNTHPGGRAALGVRFDNDWYFTFHARSLGGQPNDSEDMLASIANFVNQVPGRNWTVMGDFNMEPGTFPIPPGSTLYNSGQPTHQNGEEYDYAVGSVAIQNHPVRRVDAATSDHTFGVGIGGLRAAAEPQPLFTSPRYIENMQNGGVLDPLGSGHGAPITTYERTGKDDQKWDIEFVESDQVRIRQVGGRCLSANPNRFFRFTMSLDDCSDTLPTQRWKLLSLDNEQYQIRSLAAGQCMDVQTATDPRLLGLALKPCAEVDGQHWMLAPPHNSVAAPNFQSADLPVAFEGSAGLENLQTGRMLAVEPRAISDTTLRAYPHRTTPVPNREEWGLDWLDGNRLRLHDQVSDLCVESTGQDPNPVSVDLRPCNGSTRQTWEVEPYGENIFRLHSSRFLLDGDTCLNLDTLPGRRTFDLAETSTCDDHFTSQLWFFSPHSTK; encoded by the coding sequence GTGCCCAACACCCACCCTGGCGGGCGTGCCGCGCTGGGCGTCCGGTTCGACAACGACTGGTACTTCACCTTTCACGCCCGGTCGCTCGGCGGTCAGCCCAACGACTCGGAGGACATGCTCGCCAGCATCGCGAACTTCGTGAACCAGGTGCCGGGCCGAAACTGGACCGTCATGGGCGACTTCAACATGGAGCCCGGCACCTTCCCCATCCCGCCCGGTTCCACCCTCTACAACAGCGGGCAACCCACCCACCAGAACGGGGAGGAGTACGACTACGCGGTGGGCTCCGTCGCCATCCAGAATCACCCTGTACGACGGGTCGACGCGGCTACCTCCGACCACACCTTCGGCGTCGGCATCGGCGGCCTGCGTGCGGCGGCCGAGCCCCAGCCCCTGTTCACCAGCCCGCGCTACATCGAGAACATGCAGAACGGCGGTGTGCTGGACCCCCTGGGAAGCGGCCACGGCGCACCGATCACCACGTACGAACGCACCGGCAAAGACGACCAGAAGTGGGACATCGAGTTCGTCGAATCCGACCAGGTCCGGATTCGCCAGGTGGGAGGCAGGTGCCTCAGCGCGAACCCGAACCGTTTCTTCAGGTTCACGATGTCCCTGGACGACTGCTCCGACACCCTGCCCACCCAGCGGTGGAAGCTGCTCTCGCTGGACAATGAGCAGTACCAGATCCGCAGTCTGGCCGCCGGGCAGTGCATGGACGTGCAGACAGCGACTGACCCGCGGCTCCTCGGCCTCGCCCTGAAGCCGTGCGCCGAGGTCGACGGCCAGCACTGGATGCTTGCGCCACCGCACAACTCCGTAGCCGCACCGAACTTCCAGAGCGCGGACCTGCCGGTCGCGTTCGAGGGCTCCGCCGGCCTGGAGAACCTCCAGACCGGCCGGATGCTCGCCGTTGAACCCCGCGCTATCTCCGACACGACACTCCGCGCCTACCCGCACCGGACCACGCCCGTTCCCAACCGTGAGGAGTGGGGCCTGGACTGGCTCGATGGCAACCGGCTACGGCTGCACGACCAGGTCAGCGATCTCTGCGTCGAGTCCACGGGGCAGGACCCGAACCCGGTGAGCGTCGACCTGAGGCCCTGCAACGGTTCCACGCGCCAGACCTGGGAGGTGGAGCCCTACGGGGAGAACATCTTCCGGCTGCACAGCTCCCGGTTCCTCCTCGATGGCGACACCTGCCTGAACCTGGATACGCTGCCCGGTCGACGGACGTTTGACCTCGCGGAAACCTCGACGTGCGACGACCACTTCACCTCGCAACTCTGGTTCTTCTCGCCCCACTCGACCAAGTAG
- a CDS encoding tryptophan 7-halogenase produces the protein MTDITETGVVVVGGGPGGSTVATLVARQGHRVVLLEKERFPRYQIGESLLPSTVQGVCRLLGVSEELEEAGFPVKRGGTFRWGSNPEPWTFDFGISPQFAGTAAPAYQVERMKFDQILLNNARRNGVEVHEEHTVTDVIAENGRVCGVSCTDAAGVQREFRGRYVVDASGNLSRIHSRVGGQRQYSEFFRNLALFGYFTGGKRMPAPTSGNILAVAFSAGWFWYIPLSDELTSVGAVVHREALDRVQGDREQALNELIAECPMIADFLSDAQRVTSGPYGEIRVRKDYSYIQEKFSRPGLVLVGDAAGFIDPVFSSGVHLSTYGGLLAARSLNTALRATPESEMDEKTLFEEYEARYRQEYMRFHDFLVSFYDMHSDEESYFWKAKRVTGSTASQLQSFVSLVGGGSSDERALVNADSYGNRQDVEEAIWSVAQAGANIQVQAATGGTIDEQVPVRSGGLVPSADGMHWALPAAAAA, from the coding sequence ATGACAGACATTACTGAGACTGGCGTCGTGGTCGTCGGCGGCGGCCCGGGCGGTTCAACGGTGGCGACGTTGGTGGCCCGGCAAGGGCACCGGGTCGTGCTCCTGGAGAAGGAGCGGTTCCCTCGCTACCAGATCGGCGAGTCGCTGCTGCCGTCCACCGTGCAGGGTGTCTGCCGGCTGCTCGGGGTGTCCGAGGAACTCGAGGAGGCCGGGTTTCCGGTCAAGCGGGGCGGCACTTTCCGCTGGGGCTCCAACCCCGAGCCGTGGACGTTCGACTTCGGCATTTCGCCCCAGTTCGCCGGGACGGCGGCACCCGCCTACCAGGTGGAGCGGATGAAGTTCGACCAGATCCTGCTCAACAACGCCAGAAGGAACGGCGTCGAGGTGCACGAGGAACACACCGTCACCGATGTCATCGCGGAGAACGGCCGGGTCTGTGGAGTCAGCTGCACCGACGCCGCGGGCGTGCAGCGCGAGTTCCGCGGCCGGTATGTCGTGGACGCCTCAGGCAACCTGAGCCGCATCCACTCCCGCGTGGGCGGCCAGCGGCAGTACTCGGAGTTCTTCCGCAACCTCGCGCTGTTCGGCTACTTCACCGGCGGCAAGCGGATGCCCGCCCCGACCAGCGGCAACATCCTGGCTGTCGCCTTCAGCGCCGGCTGGTTCTGGTACATCCCGCTATCCGACGAGCTCACCAGCGTGGGCGCGGTGGTGCACCGCGAAGCGCTGGACCGCGTCCAGGGAGACCGGGAGCAGGCACTGAACGAGCTGATCGCGGAGTGCCCGATGATCGCCGACTTCCTGTCCGACGCCCAGCGGGTCACCAGCGGTCCATACGGCGAGATCCGGGTGCGCAAGGACTACTCCTACATCCAGGAGAAGTTCTCGCGGCCGGGATTGGTGCTCGTGGGCGACGCGGCGGGCTTCATCGACCCGGTGTTCTCCTCCGGCGTGCACCTGTCCACCTACGGCGGACTGCTCGCCGCGCGCTCGCTCAACACCGCCCTGCGCGCGACGCCCGAGTCTGAGATGGACGAGAAGACGCTGTTCGAGGAGTACGAAGCCCGGTACCGGCAGGAGTACATGCGCTTCCACGACTTCCTCGTCTCCTTCTACGACATGCACTCCGACGAGGAGTCCTACTTCTGGAAGGCCAAGAGGGTCACCGGCAGCACGGCCTCGCAACTGCAGTCCTTCGTGTCCCTCGTCGGCGGTGGCTCCTCGGACGAGCGCGCGCTGGTCAACGCCGACTCCTACGGCAACCGGCAGGACGTCGAGGAGGCGATCTGGTCGGTCGCGCAGGCTGGAGCCAACATCCAGGTGCAGGCCGCCACCGGAGGCACCATCGACGAGCAGGTACCGGTCCGCTCTGGAGGGCTGGTGCCGTCGGCCGACGGGATGCACTGGGCTCTGCCGGCAGCCGCGGCAGCGTGA
- a CDS encoding LLM class flavin-dependent oxidoreductase, producing the protein MIDLATSGVTLYSTVRSSIGHGQTSHLRTLLELAGWVDDAGYRGALVYSDNTSMDVWLAAQAAIANTASFVPLVAVQPLDKTPFAVARAVSSLAHLYGRRVDINFVSGGFIRDLAVQGDTLSHDARYDRLTEYVTIVKMLLGGGMANFAGEYYKVRRARLTTAVPDDLLPTAYVSGSSAASLQAGESLGLGQLSFPVLPEDFASPDMRKNKFGSGISIGIIARDDSAEAWRIAHKRFPADPEGAERMKLLLSAGGSSWQPQLASVPIPDEAEGQPYWLVPFRYHHTFCPYLVGNHDEVAQAVTTYLNGGIRTFVLDIPREPDDLWHARIAIERAVAVMDR; encoded by the coding sequence ATGATCGACCTGGCCACCAGCGGTGTCACCCTCTACTCAACTGTCCGATCCAGTATCGGACACGGCCAGACTTCCCACCTGCGCACGCTGCTGGAGCTTGCCGGGTGGGTGGATGACGCGGGCTATCGCGGCGCCCTGGTGTACAGCGACAACACTTCGATGGACGTCTGGTTGGCGGCCCAGGCGGCCATCGCGAACACCGCCTCCTTCGTACCGCTCGTCGCGGTACAGCCGCTGGACAAGACCCCGTTCGCGGTGGCCAGGGCGGTGTCGTCGCTTGCCCACCTGTACGGCAGGCGAGTCGACATCAACTTCGTCAGCGGCGGATTCATCCGCGATCTCGCCGTCCAGGGGGACACCCTGTCGCACGACGCCCGCTACGACCGGCTCACCGAGTACGTGACGATCGTCAAAATGCTGCTCGGTGGCGGCATGGCCAATTTCGCGGGCGAATACTACAAAGTCCGGCGAGCCCGGCTCACCACGGCGGTGCCCGACGACCTGCTGCCCACGGCGTACGTGTCCGGCTCGTCGGCGGCCAGTCTGCAAGCCGGCGAGTCACTGGGCCTGGGCCAGCTCTCGTTCCCGGTGCTGCCCGAGGATTTCGCGAGCCCTGACATGCGCAAGAACAAGTTCGGCTCAGGCATCAGCATCGGCATCATCGCACGGGACGACTCGGCCGAGGCATGGCGGATCGCGCACAAGCGGTTTCCGGCCGACCCGGAAGGAGCCGAGCGAATGAAGCTGCTCCTGTCCGCCGGTGGCTCGTCCTGGCAGCCGCAACTGGCTTCCGTGCCCATCCCCGACGAGGCGGAGGGGCAGCCGTACTGGCTGGTTCCGTTCCGGTATCACCACACATTCTGCCCCTACCTGGTGGGGAACCACGACGAGGTGGCACAGGCGGTGACCACGTATCTGAACGGAGGCATCCGCACATTCGTGCTCGACATCCCTCGGGAGCCCGACGACTTGTGGCACGCGCGGATCGCGATCGAGCGAGCCGTCGCGGTCATGGACAGGTAG